A genomic region of Ewingella sp. CoE-038-23 contains the following coding sequences:
- a CDS encoding sugar ABC transporter ATP-binding protein has product MTTSGDDKDCVAAVRGGYKEYPGVIALENVDFTLKRGEIRALLGKNGAGKSTLIRLLTGSEKPDRGTVMLGGQTLSGSDAQLTRRAAELGVRAVYQELSLVDGLSVAENLYLGEWPRSGGMLDAKKMLEQARHCLGHLGVDIDPLLRVENLSPAQKQLVEIARVMKGHPQVVILDEPTSSLASNEVELVIAAVQAMAEVGIAVIYVSHRMNEIRRLASSATIMRDGKVAGNVRLADASTEEIVALMLGHSGHRDNQVTQPQGGKPVLSVRGMNLPPKLHDINFDLLQGEVLGIAGLLGSGRTELLKALAGLDSYSEGEVEIDGARIHKPTYARMLAHGLGYTPENRKEAGIMPLLGVDENTVMTNRHRVSRLGVLQWADIRQYTQDIIARMRVKAASTTTPIGTLSGGNQQKVVIGRWVYAESRVLLLDEPTRGVDVEAKNQIYQIVRQLAAEGKSIIFVSSEVEELPLVCDRILLLQQGTLTRTLTSPVSTEELMAEILASH; this is encoded by the coding sequence ATGACCACGTCTGGCGATGATAAGGATTGTGTCGCAGCGGTCCGTGGCGGCTACAAAGAGTATCCGGGCGTGATTGCGCTGGAGAATGTGGATTTCACACTAAAGCGCGGCGAGATCCGCGCCCTGTTGGGTAAAAACGGTGCCGGGAAATCGACATTAATTCGCCTGCTCACCGGCAGTGAAAAGCCGGATCGAGGAACCGTGATGTTAGGCGGGCAGACCCTTTCCGGCAGCGATGCCCAGCTTACTCGCCGCGCGGCGGAATTAGGCGTGCGCGCGGTGTATCAGGAGCTGAGTCTGGTGGACGGCCTCAGCGTGGCGGAAAACCTCTATCTCGGCGAGTGGCCGCGCAGCGGCGGCATGCTCGACGCCAAGAAGATGTTGGAACAGGCGCGGCACTGCCTTGGGCATCTCGGTGTGGATATCGACCCGCTGCTGCGGGTTGAAAACCTTAGCCCGGCGCAGAAGCAACTGGTTGAAATCGCCCGCGTTATGAAGGGCCATCCGCAGGTGGTTATCCTCGACGAACCCACCAGTTCTCTGGCTTCCAACGAAGTCGAACTGGTGATTGCCGCCGTTCAGGCAATGGCTGAAGTCGGCATCGCGGTTATTTATGTTAGCCACCGAATGAATGAAATCCGCCGTCTGGCTTCCAGCGCCACCATCATGCGTGACGGTAAAGTGGCGGGAAATGTCCGTTTGGCCGACGCCTCCACCGAAGAGATTGTCGCGCTGATGCTGGGTCACAGCGGGCATCGCGACAACCAAGTCACTCAACCGCAAGGCGGAAAACCCGTGTTGTCGGTTCGCGGCATGAATCTGCCACCCAAACTTCACGACATCAATTTCGACCTGCTGCAAGGCGAGGTGCTGGGCATTGCCGGGCTGCTGGGGTCGGGCAGAACAGAACTGCTCAAAGCCTTGGCGGGTCTGGACAGTTACAGCGAAGGCGAAGTGGAAATCGACGGCGCGCGGATACACAAACCGACCTATGCCCGCATGCTGGCCCACGGATTGGGGTACACGCCGGAAAACCGCAAAGAGGCGGGCATCATGCCGCTGCTCGGAGTGGATGAAAATACCGTGATGACCAACCGCCATCGCGTCAGCCGACTGGGCGTTTTGCAGTGGGCCGACATTCGCCAATACACCCAGGACATTATCGCCAGAATGCGGGTGAAGGCCGCCAGCACCACGACGCCAATCGGCACGCTCTCCGGCGGCAACCAGCAGAAAGTGGTGATTGGCCGCTGGGTCTATGCCGAAAGCCGCGTGCTTTTGCTTGATGAGCCAACGCGCGGGGTGGATGTAGAAGCTAAAAACCAGATTTATCAGATAGTTCGCCAACTGGCCGCCGAAGGCAAAAGCATCATCTTTGTCTCAAGTGAAGTTGAGGAACTGCCACTGGTTTGCGACCGAATTTTGCTGTTGCAGCAGGGCACGCTGACCCGAACTCTAACCTCACCTGTGAGTACCGAAGAGTTAATGGCGGAAATACTAGCGTCACATTAA
- a CDS encoding substrate-binding domain-containing protein: MPFNCKRIALTTALLTGLFTLTHAQAESAKALTVGAIYLDTQGYYAGVKAGVQQSANASGDKVNLIETNAQGDISKESTFIDTLIARKVDAIVLSAVSEQGSRRAIQRASEAGIPVVCYNTCISDKGVQKYVAAYLVGDPVEFGRKAGDAAADYFIANNITAPKIAVINCEAFEVCVQRRKGFEAALKQRVPGMSIVANQEGTAIDKAISVGEKLLISQPDLDAIFGESGGASLGAVKAVRNQNRVGKTVVFGSDMTTEIAQELNKNQVLKAVVDISGKKMGEQVFAKTLQAINKTLPADKVIQVPIDLYTTSAQGQGWLDTHQDGLP, from the coding sequence ATGCCGTTCAACTGTAAAAGAATTGCTCTGACTACCGCCCTACTGACCGGTTTATTCACCCTCACTCATGCGCAGGCCGAATCGGCGAAAGCGCTGACCGTCGGAGCCATCTATCTCGATACCCAAGGCTATTACGCCGGAGTAAAAGCCGGGGTGCAGCAAAGTGCCAACGCCTCTGGCGACAAAGTGAATTTGATTGAAACCAACGCGCAGGGCGATATCTCGAAAGAGAGCACGTTCATCGACACGCTGATTGCCCGCAAGGTCGATGCCATCGTGCTCTCCGCTGTGTCGGAACAGGGCAGTCGCCGGGCGATCCAGCGGGCCAGCGAGGCTGGGATCCCCGTGGTTTGCTACAACACCTGCATTAGCGACAAAGGTGTGCAGAAGTATGTCGCGGCCTATCTGGTGGGCGACCCGGTGGAGTTTGGCCGCAAAGCGGGTGATGCTGCCGCCGACTACTTTATCGCTAACAACATTACTGCGCCGAAAATCGCGGTGATTAACTGCGAAGCCTTCGAAGTGTGCGTCCAGCGCCGTAAAGGCTTCGAAGCCGCGCTGAAGCAGCGAGTGCCGGGCATGAGTATCGTGGCGAATCAGGAAGGAACCGCCATCGACAAAGCCATTTCAGTGGGTGAAAAACTGCTGATTTCCCAGCCTGACCTAGACGCCATTTTTGGTGAATCCGGCGGGGCGAGCCTTGGCGCTGTGAAGGCCGTGCGCAATCAGAATCGCGTGGGGAAAACCGTGGTGTTTGGCTCCGACATGACCACCGAAATCGCCCAAGAGCTGAATAAAAATCAGGTGCTTAAGGCAGTCGTGGATATCTCAGGTAAGAAAATGGGCGAGCAGGTGTTTGCCAAAACGCTGCAAGCCATCAACAAAACCCTGCCAGCGGACAAAGTCATTCAAGTACCGATTGACCTCTACACCACCTCAGCTCAGGGACAGGGCTGGCTGGACACCCATCAGGATGGCTTACCTTAA
- a CDS encoding zinc-dependent alcohol dehydrogenase family protein, whose translation MKTMLAAYLPGNSTAELREVAIPTPGIGQVLIKMKSSGICGSDVHYIYHQHRATAAAPDKPLYQGFINGHEPCGQIVSLGAGCRHFKEADRVLVYHISGCGFCPNCRKGFPISCTGEGKAAYGWQRDGGHAEYLLAEEKDLIHLPDSLSYEDGAFISCGVGTAYEGILRGNVSGSDNVLVVGLGPVGMMAMMLAKGRGAKRVIGVDVQPERLATAKKLGLMDHGFLASGDSLIPSIVELTRGGADVALDCSGNAQGRLLALQATADWGRVVYIGETGKVEFEVSADLMHHQRQIIGSWVTSLYNMEKCCGDLHDWKMRPQSAITHRFTLEQAGEAYALMASGKCGKVVINFAD comes from the coding sequence ATGAAAACCATGTTGGCGGCTTATTTACCGGGAAACTCTACTGCCGAATTAAGAGAAGTGGCGATCCCAACGCCGGGGATCGGACAGGTGTTAATAAAAATGAAATCGTCGGGAATTTGCGGCAGCGACGTTCATTATATTTATCACCAGCATCGGGCGACCGCCGCCGCGCCGGATAAACCTCTTTATCAGGGCTTTATTAATGGCCACGAACCTTGCGGCCAAATTGTCAGTCTGGGGGCCGGGTGCCGCCACTTCAAAGAGGCTGACCGCGTGCTGGTTTACCACATTTCTGGCTGTGGCTTCTGCCCCAACTGCCGCAAAGGTTTCCCTATCTCCTGCACCGGCGAGGGCAAGGCGGCTTACGGCTGGCAGCGCGATGGCGGGCATGCTGAATATCTGCTGGCGGAAGAGAAAGACCTGATTCACCTGCCGGACTCCCTGAGCTACGAAGATGGCGCATTCATCTCCTGCGGCGTCGGGACGGCCTATGAAGGCATCCTGCGCGGCAATGTCTCGGGTAGCGATAACGTGCTCGTCGTCGGACTTGGCCCGGTGGGCATGATGGCGATGATGCTAGCCAAAGGCCGGGGTGCCAAGCGCGTCATTGGCGTTGACGTTCAGCCTGAGCGTCTGGCGACCGCCAAAAAGCTCGGCTTGATGGATCACGGCTTTTTAGCCAGCGGGGACAGCCTGATCCCTTCTATTGTCGAGCTGACGAGGGGCGGGGCTGATGTCGCGCTGGACTGCTCCGGCAATGCCCAAGGCCGCTTGCTGGCCTTGCAAGCGACCGCCGACTGGGGGCGCGTGGTCTATATCGGCGAAACCGGCAAAGTCGAATTTGAAGTCAGCGCCGACCTAATGCACCACCAGCGGCAGATCATCGGCTCGTGGGTCACCAGCCTCTACAACATGGAGAAATGCTGTGGCGATTTACACGACTGGAAGATGCGGCCGCAAAGCGCCATTACCCACCGTTTCACGCTGGAACAGGCGGGCGAGGCCTATGCGCTAATGGCCAGTGGCAAATGCGGCAAAGTTGTCATCAACTTCGCCGATTAA
- a CDS encoding aldose 1-epimerase, translating into MSLFTLTNPQLSLKVSTHGGSIIQLVAHCNGADLPLLRPAKVSPDTPPLQSGCFPLVPFGNRVNGNQFDFDGTRYPLKPNTDWDAHYLHGDGWLQEWRCAEHDDWHLLLEFSHHHGAYQYRALQRFELVDNQLEVTLSVTNLGKVAMPFGLGWHPYFPLDEDTLLQANAAGYWLEEAQWLAGEHQADLPEDVQFSTAKTLPRRWVNNGFSGWDGQANIIWPSHQQQLSLSTEPACPVYFVFVSDPKFDRGYDFDFFCFEPMSHAANGHNMADLGGLKVLEPHETLTQTMTLTSESTLTPTTTG; encoded by the coding sequence ATGTCTCTGTTTACGCTAACCAATCCACAGCTTTCCCTTAAGGTGTCTACTCATGGCGGCAGCATCATCCAGCTGGTGGCACATTGCAACGGAGCCGACCTGCCATTGTTGCGACCAGCAAAAGTCTCCCCCGATACGCCGCCGCTGCAATCCGGCTGTTTCCCGCTGGTGCCTTTTGGTAATCGGGTTAACGGCAACCAATTTGACTTTGACGGCACGCGCTATCCGTTAAAACCCAACACCGACTGGGACGCCCACTATTTGCACGGTGATGGTTGGTTACAGGAGTGGCGCTGCGCCGAACATGATGATTGGCACCTGCTGTTGGAGTTTAGCCATCATCACGGAGCTTATCAGTATCGCGCTTTGCAGCGATTTGAGCTGGTGGATAATCAGCTTGAGGTGACGCTCAGTGTCACGAATCTGGGCAAAGTGGCGATGCCCTTTGGCCTTGGCTGGCACCCCTATTTCCCTCTTGATGAGGACACCCTGCTTCAGGCCAATGCTGCAGGATATTGGCTGGAAGAGGCTCAGTGGCTGGCGGGTGAACATCAGGCCGACTTACCCGAGGATGTGCAGTTCTCGACGGCAAAAACCTTGCCGCGCCGCTGGGTGAACAACGGGTTTTCGGGGTGGGATGGGCAGGCGAACATTATCTGGCCGAGTCATCAACAGCAGCTAAGTCTGTCTACGGAGCCAGCCTGTCCGGTCTATTTCGTTTTCGTCTCAGACCCTAAGTTCGATCGCGGCTATGACTTTGATTTCTTCTGTTTCGAGCCGATGAGTCACGCCGCCAATGGCCACAACATGGCTGATTTAGGGGGCCTCAAGGTGCTGGAACCCCATGAAACGCTTACTCAAACCATGACGCTTACTTCGGAAAGCACCCTAACTCCTACGACGACGGGCTAG
- a CDS encoding ABC transporter permease, with product MTTLSYQQEKGESRRAFISANINAIGLLVVIALLYLVFSIYAPGFISLSNQMNVLRDAATIGIAAWAMTLVIIAGEIDVSVGPTVAFVSVCLAYLMQAQVPLAASLVLVLILGAAFGTLAGFLRGWFNVPSFVATLGLWSALRGLGLFMTDALPVPIDENDVLDWLGGQVAGIPVSALIMLILFAVFLFVSRKTAFGRSVYAVGGNASAAQLCGINVKRVRVLIFTLSGLLAAVTGILLAARLGSGNAGAANGLEFDVIAAVVVGGTALSGGRGSLLGTLLGVLVITLIGNGLVLLGINSFFQQVVRGVIIVVAVLANILLTQRNSRVRSKK from the coding sequence ATGACGACATTATCTTATCAACAAGAAAAAGGTGAATCCCGCCGCGCCTTTATTTCGGCGAATATTAATGCCATTGGCTTATTAGTGGTTATTGCTCTGCTCTATCTGGTGTTTTCAATTTACGCGCCGGGTTTTATTTCGCTCAGTAACCAGATGAATGTGCTGCGCGATGCCGCGACTATCGGCATTGCGGCGTGGGCCATGACGCTGGTGATCATCGCCGGTGAAATCGATGTCAGCGTCGGGCCGACGGTGGCTTTTGTCTCAGTCTGTCTGGCCTATCTGATGCAGGCGCAGGTGCCGCTGGCGGCGTCGCTGGTTCTGGTGCTGATCCTTGGCGCGGCTTTTGGCACTCTGGCGGGCTTCTTGCGCGGATGGTTTAACGTGCCGAGTTTTGTGGCGACGCTGGGCCTGTGGAGCGCGCTGCGCGGGCTTGGCCTGTTTATGACCGACGCCCTGCCAGTGCCGATAGACGAAAATGACGTGCTCGACTGGCTGGGCGGGCAGGTGGCAGGTATTCCTGTCTCGGCGCTTATCATGCTGATTTTATTCGCCGTATTCCTGTTTGTCAGCCGCAAAACGGCCTTTGGACGCTCGGTATATGCCGTGGGCGGTAACGCCTCGGCGGCGCAGCTGTGCGGCATCAATGTCAAACGCGTGCGGGTGCTCATCTTCACGCTCTCCGGCCTGTTGGCCGCCGTCACCGGGATCTTACTCGCGGCGCGTCTGGGTTCAGGCAACGCCGGGGCGGCCAATGGCTTGGAATTTGACGTTATCGCGGCGGTGGTGGTGGGCGGCACGGCGCTGTCCGGCGGCCGAGGCTCGCTGCTTGGCACCTTGCTCGGGGTTCTGGTTATCACGCTGATTGGCAATGGATTGGTGCTGCTGGGGATTAACTCCTTCTTCCAGCAAGTGGTGCGCGGCGTAATTATCGTCGTCGCCGTGCTGGCAAACATTCTTCTGACTCAGCGAAATAGTCGAGTTCGCTCGAAAAAATAA